The genomic DNA GGTGGAAACGTTCACTCAGGCGAGAACATCTCGCAAGAGGAAAAGGGATGAAATGAGTGAATCGGAATCCAGCGATCAAGAAGATCTCAACGATCCTGGAATGGCGGGAAACCCGCCCGGCGACATTAGTAGCCAGGTCAATGACCTTCTGCAATCAACTGAATCCTCAAAAAACTGCTCAAAAGCTAATGAGGACGAAGTTTTAGGAGAACTCTCAAAATTGTATGAGTCGGAAGGAACGGTAAGCGACCCAATAAATGCTAAATTAGCTTCGCTTGTTGACAAAATGGACAAAACAAGCCTGtctgaggaaaaaataaaagaaaaacatgagaAATACAACAGACCAGAGAACTGTGAAAACCTGATAAATACAAGAGTAAATCCAGAAATCTGGAGCAAGGTCAGATCGAATACTAGATCTCGGGACCTGAAGATGCAAAAGCTTGAGACAAGCCTTCTGAAGAGTATGATTCCTATTGTCAAAATGTCTGACAAGTTATTGGAGTTGAAATCCACCTCCACATCTGCATCTCAAAGTGACGTATCTGAGTTTCTTCAACTCTCACTTGATTCTCTCGCTCTTATGGGACACTCTATTAATGAGGTCAATATAAAGAGGCGTGAACTTATTAAACCAGACTTGAACGATCAGTTCAAGCAACTTTGTGGCTCGCACTCGCCGGTAACAAAATTGTTATTTGGAGATGATTTGCCCAAGTCGGTAAAGGAAATATCTGAAACCAATAAAGTGGGCGTCAAGGTTTCATCAAAACCATCGACACATTACAACAAACAGCAGAAAAGATCAAACTATCATCATGGCACACACCATCAGAGTCAGAAGCCTTTTTTATGGAAATATCAAGGGCCAGGGAAGAGATCACACCTGGACCCCAAAAAGAAGGGCAAACCCAATCAACACTAACTTTTGCCACACCTCAAGACCACCTACATTTTCAGGTGAGTCTTACTAATGATATTGATCATAACCATTCAGTTAATGCACCACATATTGCTGGTAAACTGAGACAATTTGTTTCTGTATGGCAAACCATAACTTCTGACTATAGTATACTCTCGTCTATAAGGGGAGTCAAAATTGAGTTTGTTGCCCATCCAAAGCAGATCTTGATTCCCAGAGAATATAACTTTAATGCAGCTGAAGTTGTTATCATTGACAAACAAATAGAAAAGTTTTTGCAAACAGGAGTTATTGAAACAACGTCCCATTGTAAAGGAGAGTATATTTCAAATATATTCATTCGGCCAAAGAAAGATGGCTCATATCGCCTGattctaaatttgaaaaatctgaATCAGTTTGTACAATAtcaccatttcaaaatggaaaacCTTAAAAGTGCCATTACTTTAATGAGTCCAAATTGTTACATGGCCAGCATTGACCTGAAGGATGCATATTATTCTGTGTCTATAGACACAAATCATAGGAAGTATCTCCGCTTTATATGGAGAAACCAGTTGTTTCAGTTTACTTGTCTCCCCAATGGGTTAAGTAGTGCCCCAAGGATCTTCACAAAATTGATGAAACCAGCATACTCAACTTTACGTTGTCAAGGTTTCGAAAATGTGGGATATATTGATGATACATACCTTAAAGGTAATACGTTCCATGCCTGTGAAACAAATGTGTCTAGTACTGTCAAACTATTCACAGACTTAGGCCTCACTTTAAACATGGCAAAATCAGTCCTCATTCCAAGCCAGTCTATTACTTTTTTgggttttgtattaaattctGCTCAAATGACAGTAGCCTTAACCCCTTCAAAAGCTATGAAGGTAAAATCAAAGGCAGTTGAATTGCTTCACAACCAGTCCCCCACAATACGGACTGTATCTGAAATGATTGGCCTTATGGTTGCAAGTTTTCCTGGGGTGATGTATGGACCCCTCTACTACAGACAACTAGAAATTGAAAAGGTAGTCGCTCTGAAACAAAACCAAGGCAATTTTGAAGCCAGCATGATCCTCTCAGACATGGCAAGATCTGACCTTCATTGGTGGATTGAAAATATTACTGACGCATCGAACACTGCTGTGCGCGGTAATTGCCAACTCATAGTCTATTCCGATGCATCTCTGACTGGTTGGGGAGGAGTTTTCAACTCCATAACAACCGGGGGACAGTGGACTGAGGATGAATCACAAAATCACATTAATTATCTTGAAATCTTAGCATGTTTTCTTACTTTGAAGGCATTCTGCTCACAAATCAAGAATTGCCATGTGAAAACTATGATCGATAATACAACTGCGGTTTCGTATATTAATAGCATGGGGGGTCGAAGCCTCACCTGTAACCAAATTACCCGGGAACTATGGGTTTGGTGTGCCAGCCATGGAATATGGCTGTCTGCAGCACACATTCCTGGAAAGGAAAATGTCTTAGCAGATAAAGAATCCAGGAAAAAAGATTCTGACACAGAGTGGAAACTCAATCCCGAACTATTTGGTCGTATTGCAACACTTTGGGGCCCTGTTTCAATCGATCTTTTTGCCTCCAGGCTAAACTACCAGTTAAAACCATTTGTTTCCTGCAGGCCAGATCCAGAAGCAATGGCTATTGATGCTTTCTCTCTTGATTGGAGGGGCCTATGTTTTTATGCCTTTCCCTCTTTTTCCCTAATAAACAGGGTACTTCAGAAAGTGGAACAGGACCAGAGCCAGGGTATAATCATTGTGCCAATGTGGACCACTCAAGTTTGGTTCCCCAGATTGCTACACCTTTTGATAGACTTCCCAGTTACTATTCCAAAGGGACCAACAACACTGCTCCTTCCTTTCAATCGGGAGAAAGCACATCCTCTTCACAAGAAACTCACCCTTCTGGCgtgcaaattatcaggaattccCTCACAGCAAGAGGCATTTCGCAAAAAGCTGCCAAAGTCATATTGCAATCCTGGAGAGAGAGTACACACAAACAATATTCCGTCTACCTCAGGAAATGGGTGCTGTTTTGCAGTTCAAGGGGTTTTGATCCATACAAATCAACTCCAGCACAAGCGTTAGATTTCATGACAGACCTATTTGAACAAGGCCTGGGCTATAGTGCTATGAACACAGTCAGGTCCGCTTTATCTCAGGTATTACACAGCCCTACCGGAGTTTCGTTTGGAGAACTTCCAACTGTAAAACAGTTTCTCAAAGGGGTTTTCCAGGAAAAACCCACATTACCCAGATACTCTGTCACTTGGGatcctgctatattattatcgTACTTAAAGACCTTATCACCAGTTAAAGAATTAACTCTCAAAATGTTGACATACAAGACGGTGGCTTTATTGGGAAttttgtcagctcagaggtgtcaAACCCTCTTTTTCTTGGACATTAGAAACATGGTCATAAATAGTTCAACTGTAAAAATTTCAATTGGAGACAAACTAAAACAGACCAAACCTGGCAAGCATGTGCACGAGTTGGAGTTTCCGGCATATCCAACCGACATTTGCCTTTGTATTGTTGATGTTATGAAAGAGTATTTAGAACGTACCAAGCCTCTACGAGGGGACATTACTAGTTTATTTGTTACCTATGTTAAGCCATACAAAGCAGCAAGCAAAGATACTATATCTCGGTGGATCAAAACCACCTTAAAACTTGCTGGAATTGACATGACTCGTTTCAAACCTCATAGTATCAGATCTTCATCAACCAGTGCAGCTGCAGTCGCTAAAGTTCCTGTTGACACGATTCTTCGAACTGCTGGTTGGTCAGGACATTGTACTTTTGCAAAGTATTACAAGAAACCAATCCAAAACCATGGAGCATTGGCAAAAGCTTTGTTGGACAGTACACAGTTAGGGTGACATAACATTTTTACCCTGTGAATTGTATTCTGAACCGGTGAATTATCCTTTGGAATAAATGTTGGGTTACATGGCATATTGGGTTGTTGTCTTAGTTGTGCTCACAAATACTGGCTCTCAACTTCTCATGGGATCCCTGCACTGAAtgatgacgaaatagaattgagaattaaacgagacttacctgtaagttgaagtttgatggtaaTTCTATGGAGTCATCATGAAGTGTAAGGGATCACATGCCCACCCTTTCTACTGTCAACCCACCCGATTTTAGACCTACTATTCAGCATTTGTTTCGCCTTTAAAGCTTGATTTCTGGGATTGGATTGTGCAATCTCATGTGATCCCTTACACTTCATGATGACTCCATAGAATTACCATCatacttcaacttacaggtaagtctcgtttaattctcaaTTGATCGGGAGATTTCAGACCGTAATCTTGAAACCAGGAGATACGGGCCAAAATCTGAAGTCTCCCGCATTATCCGGGAGAGTTGACAACCCTGTACCACAATGATTCCACCATTAACAAATTTATTCAGAACATTTCATCGAGTGGGAGAGAAACACACCTGGAAGACAACAGGGTTCTGCGAGTAATTATCCCTTTCAAGGAGCAAAGGTCAGCTAACGTGGTTAGAAGACAAATGCGTGATCTTAGTCATAAGATTGACACTACTTTGCAACAGGTATTTGTCAGCAAGAAATTGGAGCAAGATCTGAAGCCAAAAGAAATCAAGCCTCCATTCGTAAATCAACAATGCGTTGTAAATTCCTTTTcgtgtgacctgtgtgatgcagattatgttggcTACACAACCCGACACCTACATCAGCGTTTTGTTGAACATGAAAACTCGGCCACTGGAAAACATTTCTTGGAAGCCCATGGGGTCACAAGCCTCCTTAAAGAAAGCCAGTTTCGCATACTCCGAAAGTGTCAAGGAAAATTTGATTGCCTCGTCTATGAGATGCTTTTCTTCAAGGAAAGTGATCCTAGTTTAAACACACAAACTGACTTTTTGCTCGAAAGGACATTCCAACACTTCAATTCCTCATgtgattgttttattgtttttacttAGTATTTATACATTTTCCCATCACTATCGTTTTGGCTTGATAACGACGTTAGCtcaacgtcgaaacgtcgtcgtttttaaaaaaaattcttaatatgtttttaaaagatattttatcgcagttttttttacagtaaaaaaaaatcgcttCATTTTCGTAATTTTAAACAGTCCTTAAAGAATGGCATTTTCGagtcttgctttttttttctttctttgttgatGTGGTtgttttctttacttttgttttccaattttctttGTGGGATGACTCATCTGTGTGCgtatgtttgcttttttttcataGTTGTTACTCAATGTAACaaaccaaaataatttaaaacgGTTTAGTATTATGCCTCCTCGCTAGATTATCTCTTTTTAACCTCGCATAAGTAATGTTGTCTTTTTTCCTCTCTCCATTGTTATTGTGTGGTATAAATAAAAAGATATTTGTTGTTGGTAgtggcaatgactcatcctagtaaaGTGCTCAATTTTGCATATGTAACtacagacagtactgtttcggccttctgggcctcatcagtgcagtgcagATGTCAAGGACCGGGTTAAGCTTaaaaagccaccccagatgtcccacacatgtggtacatctaagccatgccagggTGCTCAAACTAGCGTGTTAGTGAGCGTTACAATGCCTtggctttcatgtccaaattgagcactctactaggaagagtcatatatatatatacatatattttttttctttctttccttctttacCGGATAATTTGTAAAATGTTGTTGGATTAAGGATGCTCTCTCAGTATATTTGTTTTCGCCGCGTCGCTCTCTCTCGAAAAGTGTTAAATATACGAATTTTCCGATGCAGGTGAGCGACCTTACACTGGAATTATAGGCATTGTGGAACTTTTCAGCATGTTACAGGATGGCATGAGACTCGAGAAACCCCCGCACTGCTCTAAAGAACTGTAAGTTAATGGAACAGCCTGGCTTGATTTACGATGATCCCCGCCCTTCTTCTTTACACCCTACCCATCAGGTTTCACCACGTTCCGAGGCCTCtgatttctcttttcatttcatcGTCTCTAGGTACGACATTATGCTCCAGTGCTGGCAAGAGACTCCAGAGGATCGGCCAACTTTTAAAGATCTTCATTCAAAACTTCACTCAATCTTGAGTGAGTCCGCGGTACGGATATATTAATTTAAGG from Montipora foliosa isolate CH-2021 chromosome 7, ASM3666993v2, whole genome shotgun sequence includes the following:
- the LOC138011809 gene encoding uncharacterized protein; its protein translation is MEISRAREEITPGPQKEGQTQSTLTFATPQDHLHFQGTSESGTGPEPGYNHCANVDHSSLVPQIATPFDRLPSYYSKGTNNTAPSFQSGESTSSSQETHPSGVQIIRNSLTARGISQKAAKVILQSWRESTHKQYSVYLRKWVLFCSSRGFDPYKSTPAQALDFMTDLFEQGLGYSAMNTVRSALSQVLHSPTGVSFGELPTVKQFLKGVFQEKPTLPRYSVTWDPAILLSYLKTLSPVKELTLKMLTYKTVALLGILSAQRCQTLFFLDIRNMVINSSTVKISIGDKLKQTKPGKHVHELEFPAYPTDICLCIVDVMKEYLERTKPLRGDITSLFVTYVKPYKAASKDTISRWIKTTLKLAGIDMTRFKPHSIRSSSTSAAAVAKVPVDTILRTAGWSGHCTFAKYYKKPIQNHGALAKALLDSTQLG